The Branchiostoma lanceolatum isolate klBraLanc5 chromosome 12, klBraLanc5.hap2, whole genome shotgun sequence DNA segment CGGTATAAAGCATCCCAAAAAACCTTCTCTTGTGGTGGCCAGTTTCTGCTTTCACAAGGAGGTAGACTAAAGAAATCGCTAAATCGCTACtactactaccccccccccccccccgtaatcACTACTTGGAGGATACCAAGTGTTGCAAAACAGGAGTAAGAAAGaacatccttacatctgcttggaggttagcTCTCTTCTACATGTTTCCTACTTTTCCCATCTAACATTAGAAACGAATCATCACCTTCTGACGGGTTAATGTGACGTAACCGGTTTAACAAAGGTCACCGACCTCTCCAACATTCCAAATATGGAGAAGGTCAAGGTCACTCACTTCTCCCAAATGCCAAATATGGAGAAGTTCAATGTCACCAACCGTGGCCTGTCAAAGTCAGGGACACTTACAGTGACTGACAAAAGAGAAGTTTATTAGAGGAAAGGTTCTCGCCCGCAGCCTAATTGAAAGTGACAGAGTCACAATGAGGGATGTAGATTTACGAAGACAGGAATGGAATGTGGGTGGGTAAACATGTTGAGAAGAGACTTGTGGAAGCCTAGCTAAACCTTCTGGTCTTGATGTATTATTTTTGGAGCCAACCAAAACagagtcttttctgatcactgGCAATGAGTGTTTCTTGCTCTCCCCTACTACCCCCTATCCAACTaattggtggggggggggggggtatttgaGTCCAGATTATCTAATGACACTCACGCTAGCAATGAAGATACGGATCTTGTTTTTCGAATTTCTGTATTTATTTGGAGGGGGTACCGGTGTATTTGCATGTCCACTTATAGCTTCACGATGGCATTTTTCTTATCCTGTGGTTTAGTGTTCAGAAAGCCGAACGGTTAAAACAATAATCTAAACTTTGCCTTGCCAACAACTTTGTTGCGGATAGGATGTTCCAGTGTTCCaacttacatctgcttggattgtACGTAGATGTAACGAAGCTGTTCcacctgacatctgcttggagattacgtatTTAGTCCAGATTGTGTTTCATCCTATACATCTGTTGTTAGATTATGTATCTAGCCCTGATTGTATGTTGTTGTAGCGAAGTTGTTTTATCCAAGCGTGCGATGGCTCCCAGCTGGAGAAACAGGTCGGAGTGGTTCCCGCTCTTCCAAACGACCCTCGGCGCTTTTTACCGACCCAAGGCGCTTCGCAGCGACCCGCAAAATGCCCGTAATGCAGTTCCGATGACGGGTAAACGGTCCCAGATTCACTTTAATGTTTGGGGCAGATTCCTGTGCTGTCTGGAGTGAAGAATCAGGTTAAATCTGGGTTACCAAGACTAAACTGTTTTCACCGGcaacgtttgtttgtctgttttatcggtcggctggttggttggttggttggttggttggttggttggttggttggttggttggttcaagTTATCGTAAAAAAACTATTTGCTACTTGTAActtatatggcctccgtcagtCAGTATTCAGACCATGGTAAAAAcaaaaatcctaattcacatcagctaGTCCTACAGCACGCATCGGCTTTAACAGTCCTGAGCTGACTGgctttgtatttcttttgtgTTCGTTCGTTCAACTTTTATGTTGGTAGACCCAGAGCTAAGAAACGTGTGTTAAAACTTTGAGGTAAAAGTTTATCCCTTTTTCTTCCAAAAAGAATAGTCTGATTCGGCCTTTATTTGGTCTAACTATAGTTGATTTCTCTTTGATATCACAGAGCAAGGAgatctatataacctccttgtacaGAGAAAACGTCTTGAAACGCCCGACAGTGATTGCTTTCTTTAAAGTGTCTACATCAGCGCCTTTGATCCGGCTTTCGTCGTGAAAAATGAAGTCTCGGCAGAATCGGGCCAGTCAGACGGAAACGATTCCGTCAAGTCAGACGGAAAGTATAATTGTCGTCTGACAGAACCGTCAATCAGTGTGATGTCGGCGGGTTTAAAGGTCAGCTGCCCCGATGACCTCTCCACGGGAAAGTTTACTGCGCAGTCAGCATAATGGGTAGCTCGTGTATCTccatatccaagcagatgttagaggTGAAAGATCGCATAGGAGGATTCTGAAAATGTCGTGTTTTTACTCACGCGACCAACTCTAGATAGCGAAAAAAAATGACGACACTAGCCTTTTTTGGTCGACCGCTGGCAACGGACAATTTTGGTGATGTAAATGTCTTCAGAATAatcgttttccaacatgttctcctcatttttttttcaatggaaaatGTGATATAAACAAACTCACCAAACCAAGGCCCCCTTTTGATATGATAACATCCTGCATAATTGTAATTGTATTTGTCGAACCACTGCGGTTGAAATATACTTAATaaaaagaataattttttttcaggatcgTAGTCAGAAGCACCACATCAGTTTTCCTAGGCCTCTGCTTTTCTGATTTCTGGGTCTCTGTTGCGTTGACTGTCTGTCAGAAAACGTATGACCctccccaccaacatctgcttggagattgtggCCTATTCCATTGTAACAAAGGGGGTGGTAGGGATTATTTTAAATCCAGCCCCATCCTTATCCGTAGCCAGATGGAGACTTTTGCGTGGGAAACTGAACAGATGCTCCTGTTGGCTCTACCGTGGGAAACGCACAGGCCCCGTATGCAATTTACATGTAGAACAGGCCAGTTAATGGCAATTACGTTTTATTTGTTTCCAATTGCATTTGAATCGAATTTTATTTTTCTCGTTTTGTTGGTGTTCCATTGTCCGAGGGTGAAGAGATTTGATACGATCACGTAGAGGCCCTATGGCACAGGAAATTATACTGCTATCCTGGGACTATGATTATGTACTAGTTGTCTATTGTTGAATTAGAAATACCCATCCTTGCCTACTCTCCCATAACCATGCTGATTTTCGAATTCGAAAAAAAATAGCTTTGGCAAAACTTTGTGGCTTCTGTTGTCTTCTGTATTCAACTTCTTTATTCGTGCGTTCCCCTAAACACCGCTATGGGTTTGTGTTATACGGCTTTCAGCCAATTAGGAAGCTGCCCCAAAAGTCACAAAGGTGGCTTTTCTCAGTTTGGTAGTTGTCACGATCAAGGAGGTCGCTATGATCTCACTTCCAAACAGATGTAAGGATTCGGTATTTTATCCCTATTTTTGTATCGTCGGTACTCTTTTcttgtagggggggggggcattaaaATACCATACTACTTCTAGAAATGACTTGCAGTAGAAAACGAAATGTTGCAAAATAGACATAGGACACTGAGAATGagtcggatccttacatctgcttaggGATTACCTATTATCTACCTGTCTTCCACCTATGGATCCGAGAACAAAGCCTAGTTTGCAGACCTCCCGGGTGGCTCCGTTGAATTTTGGGGGGAGCACTGATTCGCGACTTTCATCATATCGGatccaggttcttttgctggaagAATTCCATTGTGCCCGTAAAAGAACCTGGCCCGATATGTTTAAAATCGGGAATCAGCCCCCAagaaataaacgccggcgcagCCCAGAAGGCCTGCATAGGAGGCTAGTATCAGGTTGCGTAGTACTTCTCCGTCCTGTTGTGTTGTATGCGAACTATCCTATgtctgaaagtacatgtaattgaagagtagagtagaatcaTCGGGCATGACTTCTGTAGGAATCAAAACAGGATTCCACTTTGGGTCGCTCTTCAAGTCCAAAGTACAGTACTCCATGTCACCTTGCCTGTACTGTTAATCTTCTCCATTCTTCTGTATTTCATTCGAACTACGCTTTCTCTGAATGTACCCAAAGCCACCGTCTAACCACGTTTGATGGCGAAACTAATCCACTCCGACAAAAGCAATATCTCGTTTCTTAGGCAAAAGATTAAAGCAACCATTGAGCACAGAACTACCGCTTGGTCCCTGTTCCGAGAAAAAGCACCTATTCCAACGCAAACAAAGCCCTCTCCCGCCCATCTCTCCGCAAACCCCGGCAGCTGGCAGGCCTTTGTCCGACCTCCCTCCGACCTTTCACCGCTCTTGTGTTGGTAATAATATCGCCAAACTGACGATTGAAAGCGCCCGTTGTTCCGAGAAGGTTTCCCATTGTCATGCGATTCGTAAGCTCCAATTTAAATGGAGGCATGCCAGAACTCGGGCGCACAAGAAAATCAAGAGAAGTTTCATAATTGCAATCACCCCACGGGGAATTTGTTGTGGATTTTAGCACGTCGCCTTGGTAACGTTGTCTAAACAAACGATCAATGTTGGTATATTTGCGAAATGGGGACGAAAATATGGCTCAAGTACGAAATTTAGTTTCTGCCTTTGTTTACTTTTGCAAGCCAGCCTGAAGCTGCGAGGTCGGGGACTTTCCTTAGGGCGCTCTTTTGTTCAGTTTTCTTTGACTTGAACAGTGCAACCTTGGTGCAACTGTGCAAGCTAagcatgtaatctccaagcagatgcagggttCGGCTAGCTTGATATACACGAGTTTTTGTTGCTTCCTCAAGGTGTggcttagcctccttcgcagacttcctagaacggcggcatatataggacggcggtcacccctcggctacgcaactccctcggctacataactcccttgtgtgtgtccccccctccccaatatactgtatatgccgccgttctaggaagtctgcgaaggaggctagtgtggctctcctcaaacaaagaACCGGCGGCACCTCTGTTTTCATTCCACTTTTTCGTCTGTAGTCATACTAAACGTTGAGGCTctgcaaagttttttttacacGTGGTTTGGTGGCATTTTCTGCGTAGCTACGTCTTTCTAGGGGTGTTTAGGTGGAAATCAAGGAGGCTATATGGTGGAAATGAAGAGAGAAAAACTGCTGAATAAACGTACAAATTGAAGCAAAACTATCATCAATGCGAGGTCTGTGTTACATTATAGATATAATTCTAGATATCATTATGCTGTATCTTGCATGATAGATTTTTAGGTTCTTGCTCAAGATCTCCTCAATCACACGGCCGACTGTAGTAttgctgtttcagtgtttgTTCTGTCGAATTTCTGTCCTCACTGTTACAAGTGAACTCAGGCCATGTTGTCATTCCCCTCCTATTGTCATGCGAAATGTCGAGCACCTCCTCGGAAATGTAAATCTTCGCAAGAAGAAAGGAAGGGAGCGAAAAAGTGCCACTAAAGCGATAATTGACATAATTACCTAAACGTGTTGTTTTTACACAAACAATGACGAGTTACCGCTGATTTACAAGATAAGGCAGGGGTGGGTTTGATGATGAGGGTTATTAGAGCGAGGTGTGAAGATGTGATAAGCACCTTTGTTCATTAGAAGTCAATTGGGCTGAATAAACACGGTTTGATGGGCGGCATCATCTGTAGATTGCAAATCTGAAGCAAGTGTGCTTAAACTTATTTATTTCTAAATGTTTAGAAGACACTTAGTGAGAACTCGACTTTTCTCGCTCCACACAGGATCACACAGGTGTAAATAGATATGCTTACATTTGAAAAAGATGGAAAAGTCCTTCATAATTCCTCCCCCCCCTTTTTATCTATCATATTTAcggacacacacgcacaagccAACTAACTTGGAATGTTCAACTGTATGTAAGATGGCACCCGATGTCAGCAACGCTGCCTGGGTGACCGCTCTCTGTATTGCGTTGTTGCAACTTCAATAAAATGGAATTAAGTCGGAAAATAAActtcctgggggggggggtagatttTTATGTTATGCGAtgattgtaacatacatgtCGCGATTTGACACTAACGATGTTTTTTCTCTCTTGTCCCATCCTCAGATCTTCCGCGAGGCTCGTCTCCAGGAGGATGTAAAGTCCCGGATGTATGACGAGGCGGTGTACTTCGCGGCTCCGGTGATCGTGTTCGGTCTCATCCTAACCGAGTGGTTCTGTAAAGGCCGGGAGGACCTCGCCTCCAACGTGCGCGCTGAAGCCATGATCAACGACTTCCTCACAGTGTACGACATGTTGGAGCTAGTAGCGACGGGAAGGGACACTGAAGTGTACGAATCGTACTGGATCTACGCGGTGTACGGCGTCGCGTTTGTCAGCATGTTCAAGTTCGTGCCAAGAGCGCCATCCATTGACTATTGCCACCTGGCCAAGCCGTACTTGTTGGTGAACTTAGCGTTGCACGAGGTTCCGTACTGCGTGTTGAGGATAGTGCTGATCGCACTGTTCGGACTCAAACAGGGGAAACTTATTTATCCACTCAAGAACTTCTTGGCGATTGTGTTCCGTATGTACCAGTTACACGATCCCACGGACTTCTGACGGACCAAAGAGCACAGAATGCTGATGTAGTACAAAAATGTGGAAACTTTCTAGAAAACTATTTTTCCTTTGACTAATCAACAAAGATGGTTTAAATCAGCAGAAACACTTAAACAGCGCTTCCGATTGCCAACGAAGATTTGTAGGACGAATTTCCAAGAACGACCCGGATTAAATCAATATATAATATTAGTATTGATAAGGATAACAGCGGCCTTGGTGCCATCCTTTACAATTGATAACGGACAGCCTCTAAACAGACTGCTTGGTTTGCTGGAAGAATTGGGAAAATAGCATGAATAGAATCAAATTGATAAATTTGACAAAGAAATAAGCCGGTCAGCGAGTTACTCATCGGCAAAATTATTCAATCTATATGATTATGAGTATATGGCCAATATCTAAtattttttccagcaacctaagGGCTCTTACAGAGACTACAACTCCTCCATCACTTCGCCTTAGCGACGGCATCAAAACAATTTCTTAAGACATCCCTTGACAAGATCTGAGACATTCAAGCTCTTCTGTTGACAGACACAACCAGGCCAAACCCCACAACACAAAACTGCGGCCTGGCAACGTGGTCGGCATATTTCCACACTCCGGGGAAGTCTTTAGTGTCCTCCAGGTCACGATATCAGTGCAGAAAGCCAGGCCCAGTACGTGCTAGTCATCCCCTTTGAGCGGGTTGTACATCGCCGCTGTCGTTTTCGGCATGCCTCCACATTCCACCTTATTAGATCCAGACCTCCTTTCAGCTAGGGTTCACCGACCCTCTCCATATATTACTTTAACCCCTGCTAATTATATCGTAAACACCCGGTAAATGTAGACCTGGATTTGTACGTGAAGAAATCAATTTGGGCTGGCTCGAGTCGTTCATCAGTTGGCGAGGCTCCCGTAGGGGGATCTGGTTACAAAGGGCGTGGGAAAAGGCTTGGAAAGGGGGTTAGGCGGAAAGAAGTTTCTTATCAACGTGAAAGAGGTACAGATAAGAGGGAATTCCCCACATGGCCCGAGGAATTGGTTTGATCGTTTGACTACAATTAAAGTTGACTAAAGCAAGGATCATCTGTAGGGACTGTCCACGAGGTATGGTAGGGAGGGGTTGACGCAAGAATCACCTGTAGGGACAGTCCACGGAGTATGTTGGGGAGGAGTTGTAATAAGCGCTTAGACGATAGGTGATGCTTCGATACGGACGAACTCCTCATAAACAATGGTCTTGCAGAACAAAACCAGTTAGTGAATTTTACAGTGACAATTTTTATCTAAAATTAACAAGAGAAAGTATTTTTTACGGAGAATCCATGTTCTTGATAATCTTCAAGAGGAAAGTATGTCAACACCTGAGAGGAGAAGAGAGGAAACTAGTAAAGAAAAAATAGGTAGATCTGATGTCTTATGTACACCGGAAGGGGGAATGTCTGGCTACTGTTTCTTCGCTCAATGTCACTTTCTATGACGCAATGCAATCTAGGAAGACCATCACTATGACAACGTGCTCTTTTAATTTACAAATTCATAGATTATAAACATTAGAGGCTTTCATTCATTTCTGTAACTGATTGTATTTGTTTAATCTTTCTTGTGTAATTAGTTCAATTGGATATTTTGAGAattatttgtttcattttacTAATTCAATCAGGAATATTTTCGAATGGAATGATATAATACCGTGCCAATTGGTCTTAACACATTGATTTAACTATAAATTTTAATGGATTACTACAAAATGTCTTATAAAATTACGATCCTTATGAGTAATGTAAAAATGttatgtatacatttgtaaatattgttAATATTTGTACAACTATATAGATATTATAAACTAACAATGCAACAATATGATATTTTAATACACATGATTATGTAAGGCGTGTACATATTTCATTTCCCCGAATTTTAGATAACATTAAAGTAACTACCTCCTTGTTTGATAACATCACAGACGCTTTGAATTGTACATTTGTGCCGATGTATATCTGGAATATACTTTTATAAACTTGTGCCTTTGGTGTCTTGTCGTTCATTTACTTCTTcgtttgtctgtatgtttgtgctAGAAGATTGCACGAAGTGGTTGGAATGTATGGATGACCATCTGATGCGATAGTATAACAAATGAATACCCAGGGGGAAATAgggggtatacatgtatatactaatatacatatatgtgtgtgaatgtgtgtatgtaagATAGATGATAGATTAGATATGTTGGAAGTACACGGCAATACAGTTACGTAAACTGCACCGTAAAACAAGAAAAGCACAATCTTTACTCCGTAACTGTAaagcaaatcatcatcatcctagATGTAAAGTCAAGCAAGTGACACCACATACAAGTTTAGGTATtgatctgttttttttctcatcaGTTCGTGTTGGGATGGAAGATATtgtgtgttctgacatgttCGTTGGGATTTGCGCTTGTAAAGAAATCTTTGCAGCCCACAAACGGCGCAGCTTCAAacagacatctgcttggagattatcaagtATGTTATCCGACATCTGCCAACAGGTACACGCACGCCCCCTGTTGGTAGATTCGTACTTTGTATACAATAGGATTAGGTAAACAGGGAATCATTGTATGATGTCACATATTATAAGTGTACAGTAACTTTTAAAATCCCACCAGCAGTTCAACGAAAAGGAAACTTCCCATCTTTTTGCGATTCTTACACAATGAGCGATAAAGTTCATGagccttttgaaaaaaaaagatcagccACGGGAAAACTATTCACGGGAAAAAAAGCCAATTCAAATCTGGAGGATGATTCAAATAATTGAAACAAGCCAGTTtcctacattttgaaaattaagtGAGTTGTTAAGTTATGCGGTTATAAATCTTCACCTTATGTGAATCATCAGGCATAAAGGTTACGATATAACCCCTGGCAGAGTGAACTTTGACCCTTCATTCTCGCGAAGAGGCACCGGGGATTTGCGTGTAAAAACATTCATCACGGGAAACAGGTAAGAACGGAAAACGTGCGGAAATGTACGAATACGGAGTATGGGGCTCTGCAAATATTTTCTTGTTCATAACCTATACCAAGAGCACACTTTGTCGGGATTATCTAAAGGCAAATGATGGCCGTGGCAATATgattttggggaggggggctacacTAAACATATTACAGGGGAGGGAGCAGTTGAACAGACTTCCAtcagattatatacaaaacaaggaacaaaaacaggcttcaaagtacacttaacagtatttcaatgtccaaaaacttccatccactggacagctaaacatttttgttgcagttgccgtttttggaaaaagccggggttcgactcctgcattctaacgcactagacgtgtttgaacgtaaacaaaccctgatcttaccccctgcagctgggaatcgctggtctagtaggggaaaatcccctcccaaatgatgcaattctataccacaacaaaggtcaaaggtcacaatttatttctggatttgaaaattaaacacatgtctggtccccctgcctgaaaactggccaaaattgaccaaagatttcaccaggaaaaaattctcaaaaataataacaagaaaaaagccCAGTTTGCATGTCCATTAACCGGTCCCTCCCCTAAAGTATGTGACACATTTGCCTTGCTAGGGATTGTACCGTAATGCAGCAACCTTTGtgcgtttgtgtttgtgtatttgtgtgtgtgtctatgtgtgtatgtgtgtctatatatttgtgtacgtgtgtgtgtgtgtttctgtgtgtgggtctatgtgtgtgtgtgtgtgtgtgtgtatatatatatatatatatatatatgtgtgtgtgagtgtgtacgaaTGTGTATGAGGTTTTTGTTTGTCACAGAGCACCTTCCAAATTTGATATGGTATAGCTCTGTCAAATAACCATGTTGGTTATTCTATATTGGTTAAAAATGTATCAACAATGATCCTGATTTTTCAATAGTCTATTTTTTCTCAGTAGGGTAGACATGGAAGCAGAAGGTTTAGGACATCCCACCGGCGTTCCCCAAAGTTGCATCACCTCACCTCAAAGTTGCAGCGACAGCAATCCAAGCATTCTGGAAGATCCAACAACTACGAGAGATTTGGCAAAACACACtgatgagaaacccttcatgtgtggggagtgcgggtacagggcagcCAAAAAGGCTGACTTATACAAACATATGAGAAAGCACA contains these protein-coding regions:
- the LOC136446038 gene encoding transmembrane protein 236-like → MYNTASQRSVHNMELAMTGPTPSRHIGCGSLRLVIFEIVQWVTLFIPTILTAHQLVQNLGTREGTLPRLYGAPIATFWWIFGCAAIGVSLFVYFPTKYMVHRRMDPRKQKWRPAVLLYNVFCGGPCFAFILLGTKIFREARLQEDVKSRMYDEAVYFAAPVIVFGLILTEWFCKGREDLASNVRAEAMINDFLTVYDMLELVATGRDTEVYESYWIYAVYGVAFVSMFKFVPRAPSIDYCHLAKPYLLVNLALHEVPYCVLRIVLIALFGLKQGKLIYPLKNFLAIVFRMYQLHDPTDF